The following proteins come from a genomic window of Miscanthus floridulus cultivar M001 chromosome 2, ASM1932011v1, whole genome shotgun sequence:
- the LOC136520866 gene encoding cyclin-dependent kinase inhibitor 4-like encodes MGKYMRKVKVSGEVAIMDVSSAPLGVRTRARALALQRLQKQLAQGEEGVGGQYLELRSRRLEKLPPPSAPMRRKTAAAAAAAKEEVEASYGENMLGLEAMERNTREMTPCSLINSEMIGTPRTPGSTTRSSHSSHRRVKAPPVQAVPSSREMNEYFAAEQRRQQQAFIDKYNFDPVNDCPLPGRFEWVKLD; translated from the exons ATGGGCAAGTACATGCGCAAGGTCAAGGTTTCCGGCGAGGTAGCCATCATGGATGTGTCCTCCGCTCCGCTCGGAGTCCGCACCCGCGCGCGCGCCCTCGCGCTGCAGCGCCTGCAGAAGCAGCTGGCGCAGGGGGAGGAGGGAGTCGGCGGCCAGTACCTGGAGCTAAGGAGCCGGAGGCTCGAGAAGCTGCCGCCGCCGTCTGCGCCCATGAGGAGGAAGACGgcggccgctgccgccgctgctaAGGAGGAGGTCGAGGCGTCGTACGGGGAGAACATGCTCGGGTTGGAGGCCATGGAGAG GAATACCAGGGAGATGACGCCCTGCAGCTTGATTAACTCTGAGATGATTGGCACTCCCAGGACTCCCGGATCCACAACAAGATCCAGTCACTCTTCCCACCGCAGGGTGAAAGCTCCTCCGGTGCAGGCCGTCCCAAGTTCAAGGGAGATGAATGAGTACTTCGCTGCTGAACAGCGACGCCAACAACAGGCTTTCATTGACAA GTACAACTTTGATCCTGTAAATGACTGCCCTCTCCCAGGCAGGTTCGAATGGGTGAAGCTAGACTGA
- the LOC136536275 gene encoding uncharacterized protein, whose translation MEQGAHLLTKGALAEALKVAETSRVEALALKEKAKELEKEASRAAEASRVEVQRLKERAEASLVEAQRWEEKAGGLEKEVSRVAEASVAVQAVLDAEIGEHNALQSATRTACEALERALAVIASHYAGVDLEAISDGYVLAEDDKEADKEVTKLLEAAEGPGTALAKLFEEEVIPPTPPADAEDPEP comes from the exons AtggagcagggtgcgcacctgtTGACGAAAGGCGCCCTGGCGGAGGCGCTCAAGGTGGCCGAGACCTCCCGGGTTGAGGCCCTAGCTCTGAAGGAGAAGGCTAAGG agctggagaaggaggcttccagggcggccgaggcctctcgggtcgaggtccagcgcctaaaggagagagccgaggcctctctggtcgaggcccagcgctgggaAGAGAAAGCCgggg ggttggagaaggaggtctcccgggTCGCTGAGGCTTCTGTcgcggtgcaggcggtgctcgatgccgagatcggggagcacaacgcgctgcagagcgccacccgtaccgcctgcgaggccctggag cgcgccctagccgtcatcgcctcgcactatgctggcgtcgacctcgaggccatcagtgatggctacgtccTGGCCGAGGATGACAAGGAGGCCGATAAGGAGGTCACGAAGCTGCtggaggcggctgagggccctggcacggcgctggccaagctgttcgaagaggaggtgatcCCTCCCACGCCGCCCGCCGATGCTGAAGACCCTGAACCTTAA